GCTAAGGCGGCCGTTTTCAAGGCCGGCCGCGAAGGGCTCGCGTTTTCCGAGATTCCGAAAACCATTTCCTCGCTGCTGCTGCGGATTCTGCGGCGCAAGAAGATGATGACGATGCTGTTCGTGCTGCTCGACACCGCCACCGGCACTCTTGAAATGATCAACGCCGGCCACAACTGGCCCGTCATCGTGCGTCGCGACGGCAGACTCGAGGAGTTCAAGATCATCGGCCTGCCGCTCGGCGTGCGCGAATCCGTCAAGAAAGAGCAGGTTCAGACGGCCGTTCTCGAGCCGGGCGATTTCCTGTTCGCCTACACCGACGGACTCCCCGAGTGCCATGACCCGAAAGGCAACCAGTTCGGCCACGAAGCCATGTATCTGGAGTTGTCGAAACTCGCGGGGCTCGGGCCGGAGAAGGTGATCGCTCGCATGGAAAGCGTGTTTCGGCAGTTTCTGGCCGGCGGTGCCCAGCAGGATGATATGACCATACTGGTGGTCAGGCGCGACCACGCCGTTCCGGAAAGGAGGAGCGATGACTGCTGACATCGCGTCTCCCGCCTCGCGTCCGAAAGGCTCTCTGCTGAGCCGCCTGGCCGGCATTCTGCTTCTGCTCGTCATCCCGACTGCGACGGCGTGGGTTTTCGGCAACGCCGTCATCGCGCAGAAGCTGGCCGACCAGAAGGCTGCGGCGGTCGGCCTTCCAGACGCACTCCCGGCACCGGGAGACGTGGCCGGCCGCCTGGATTCACACCAGGCGAAAGCGGCATTGAATGCGTTCGTGCTCTTCCTGGGCCTCCTTCTCGTCTTGGTTGTCAAGGAAACCGACTTTGGAAACCGGTTTCGCATCGTTTCCGTCCGGTACAAGCTTATCGGCCTCCTCCTGTATGCCGTTATTCTGCCTATCTCCGGGCTTTTGTTCTTCGGCTGGAAATACGTGGCGGAGTTCAGGGAACTCCTGGTTCAGGAGGCATACATCGCCTGCCAGGCGAGCATCAACGACGTCGAAAACGGCTTCGAAAAGGAAAAATCCAGGCTGCTTCAACGGTTCAGATCGTATCGGAATATGCCGGAACTCCAGGCGGATCCCGGATCGTTGTACAAGAAATTTCGCGACCTGGAGCGGAACAAGCAGATGACGTGGATCGAAGTGCGCGATATGAACGCCAACGTTCTGCTGACCACCCAGTCGGACAAGTCGAACAAGCTTTCCATCATCTGCAAGGCGATCGCCCGGCTCGGCATCACCCGGTTCCTCGGCCATCGGCTTGCGATGATGGCGCCCCAGAGACTCAACGCATCCGAAGTGCTGATCCAGGAGTTTTTCGAAAGCCCGCTCGGCGGCTGGGGCAGGGTGTTCGAAAGCCCCAACGAACTGCACAGGGCCAGTTTCGCCGGCCAGGACATTCTGTATTACTGGGACGTCTTTCAAGAGACGGATATCAAACCCGCCTACCTCGTCGTGGATCTGCACATGAAGTATGCGGTCAGATCATATCTCCTCGAATCTCTCGACAAGCGCATTTCGAGCGGTCACGGCGCACTTCGCATGCTGGCCTGGTCGATTCCCTTCAAGACGTTTCTCCAGGAGAAGCCGCCGGAAGACGCGACGATCAAGCAGTTCGTCGATCGCGTCATTCTCGCGAACGCGCCGCTGAATGCCGCCATCCGCTGGCAGAACGACGAATGGCTGGCCGTCGGCACCCCGGGGAAGAAGCTTCCCGAGAGCGTTCTGCAGAGCCTGTACCCGGTTGGCGAAATCGACCGTCAGATCGCGGCCATCAGGTCGGATCTGTTCTGGGGCGTCATTCTCGCGGTGATCATCGCGGTTCTGATCGGCATGCTGTTCTCGCACACGCTCATCAGGCCCGTCGCCAACCTGATGGGCGGCGTCCAGGCCCTGCGCCGTCGCGACACCTCGCACCGGCTCGAGATCCTCCAGAACGATGAGCTCGGAAAACTCTCGGCGCGGTTCAATGCCACCAGCGAAACGCTGGCCGACGTGATCTACGCCAAGGACATCCAGGCGCTGATGATTCCGGAGAAAGCGCCGGAGATCAAGGGATATGCAGCCGATCTGATCAACATTCCCGCTGCCGATCTCGGAGGAGATTTCTGCGATATTCTCCCGGTCGGGCCGGACAAATGGCTGATGGTGATCGGCGACGTCACCGGCCACGGCGTCAGTTCGGCGCTCGTGACGGCGATGACGAAGACGATCGTCTCGGAATACGCGCGGAAAGAGCAACTGGAACTGAGCGACATGCTCGCGTGCCTGAACGACATGCTCTATAGCCAGTTCCAGCGCAAAAAATGCATGACGTTCTTCGCGGCGATGCTCGATACGCGCGACGGGACAATCGAGTGCGCCGCCGCGGCTCATCCCCTTCCGCTCCTTTTCCGCGGCGGGCGACTCGAGGCGTTTCCGAAAATCGGCTGCCCGCCCCTCGGGTTCAGCCAGGATCGGAAGGAGTTTCCCCGGACGACGATCATGCTCGAGCCCGGCGATTGCCTGGTCCTGTTCACCGATATCCTGATCGAGCTGCATGACAGAACGGGAAAGCCGCTCGGAACGAAAGGCTTCGCGGCCATCTGCGAGAGACATGTCGCGCTCGAACCGGCCGCCATGCGCGCCCGGATTCTCGAGGACGTGACCGCCATCGGGGGAAGCGAACTGGACGACGACCTGACCATGATCGTCCTGAAACGGGGAACCGCCGTCGCGACGGCTTCCTGAAGCCTGCGGAATCCCTGCCGTTCGCCCTGCGCCTGTTCAAGGGCGAGAACGTTCGTGCTTCGACGGGCTCAGCGGGAACGGGAATGTGAAATCGTCTGTTGTCGTGCTGGCTAATGGGTGATCGGGAGATAGGCACTGACGGCGGCGCGGTTTTCCGGAAGGCTCTGGAGGTAGACGAAGCGCCTGAAGCCCTGTTCTTCCCTGTTGTTGGGGGGCGTGCCGACCTCGAGGCCCGTCAGCATGACGACGGTGTTGCGGGGAGGGACGGTCAGTCGCCTGAACTCGAGCGAGATCGTCCGGTCGGGAAAGAGAACGTGCTCGCGCCCGCCGGCGGTTCTCGAGACGCCCAGCCGGTTGTCGGTCATTCTATAGTATATCGTATCTATTCCGGCGGTTGCGCCGCTCTCGTCCCATGTCAACCGTTCGAGAATCAATTCGCCCTTCGCCAGGTCCTCGTCGGTCGAGAGGATTGTCTTCGCCTGCCCGAGGTCTTCGAGGAGCTGGCCCATCACGATGTCGGCTGCGAGCAGGTTCGTCAAGTGACCGGTGCCGGAACGGAACGAATGCATCGCACCGACCGTCATCCGGCTTATGACGAGGATCAATAGGGCCGAAATGGCGACAGAGGCGACTGTCTCGACGAGCGTGAGGCCGCGCGATGTATGTCGCATCGTATTATTTCGGTGCATATACGAGTCCCGTCAGTTTCAGACTTCTCGGTCGCGTTTCGGCCGTCCATGTCACGACAGCGGTGACGGAGCGATACCGGCAGGGCCACTCCGAATTGCCAGTTTCTATCGGTTTGACGATCAGTTTCCGGGAGAATCTGGTCGAGTCGATGGAGGTCTGCACGCCGCCGATGTCGATCGACGGATAGTTTAGTCCGTCGTCGCCGGTTTCCTCGAGGCCTTCGAATCCGCGGGCCATCGCGTAATCGACGAGTTCAGACGCATACTGCCATGCCATGGCATCGTCTCGGGTTTTCATGGTGCCCACGTTCGTTCGGGAGAAAAGCCAGAGGATCGGAAGGAGGCCGACGGCCAGCACGAAAGCCGCCACCATCAGCTCGGTGAATGAGAACCCCAATCGTTGGCCCGCGTTTCTCTTCATTTCAGCTCCTGTGGATACTGGTCGAAACAGTAACTGAGCAGACCTTCGTCGCCGGAGCGTTTGTCGTTTCCGGCAGGCAGGGCGGCGAGGGGGGAGAAATACGTGAGTTCCGTCCCCTTGAACCCGGCGGCCTCGTCGCGGCTGGACACGAGTTTTTTCATGGCCAGGGCCCCCCTGATCGATTTCGGGGGGCGCCGGAAGAGGACCCGGCCCTTGCCTGGCTTCTCGGAGTCGGCGATGACGGATGCCTGGACGGTATCGCCGGGATTGCAGTCGAAGATGACGTTCCCGTCGCGGGCGATCAGATAGAGCAGGCAGTTTTCCTTTTCGAGGTGCGGGGTAATCTTCGCGGAAATGACGATATCGCCGTGCTCGACGATCAGTCCCGCGCCGGATTTGTAGGTGAGAGGCCGGTCGATCCGGATGTCCGAGGCGAACGTCACCCATCCGTTCACGGCGAGCGCGTCGTTGAACAGGAGGTTTTGCTTCTTCAGGAACGCCGCGGCGTCGGTGTCGCCCGCGTTTTCGAACCGGTAGGAGATGCGCGAAAGGCTGACCGCCGGGCTCAGGAGATCAGACAGGTCCTTCAGGTCGGCGACGTCGGGATAGATGGCCGCGAAGACGCCGGGGGCCTTGTGGAAGGCGGGAACGCCGGATGTGGGGTTGTTCCCGGGTTTCGCGTAGATGCTGATCGGATCGGCGTCGTCGAATATCTGCGGAGCGTCCGGGTCGTTCGGCTTGTCGATGTACCCGAGAGCCTGGTTGTAAGGGCGATGTCGGATGCGAGGCGAATACTGTTGTATATATTTCGAATAGGATTCATACGATCCGTCGAGAGCGAACCCTTCCCTGAGCGGCGCATACGCGGGCTGGGCGATGAGATCTGCATAGTAGGGCGGGGGCTCGAGAGGAGCTTTGAACGTGAGGTTCTGTAGAATCTGGGGAACGAACGTGCCGTCCGCTTCGACCGAGAGCATCGAGAGGGAGAGAAACCGGGCGTAGACGTTTCCCAGGACGAGGGTGGGCGAGGGACGGCGCTGAACGCCGAACAGGCGGAAGATCGAGGCAAGCTCCATCCTTCCCGTCTCGACGAGGGCTTTCCCGGGCTGGCCCGCAACGATGGGGGCGAGAAACGACCGGCTGCGCGGATCGGGATCGTCAGAGACGCCCTGGTCCATGAGCGAGATGAAAACCTTCTTGCCATCGGCGGTGCGGCCTTCCGGATACGGTGTGTAAAATCCGTCGCCGGTGAGGGGAACGCGGAAAAACTGGAATCCTTCGCCCGAGTTCGCGTTGGGCGCGTTGACGTCGGAGCGGGCAAGGTTCAGGAATATCCTGCCGGTTCCGCCGAGATACACGAGGCCGCGCGCGTCCTCGACGAAGTTTCGAAGTTCGCGCTTCATGGGAAGATTCTTCCTGTCGTCATTGTTCAGAACGAGCGGGACGGGTTTCACGCCCGACTCATCGTGATTTCCCATGCGGTTGACGCCGACCTGGTTGTAGTCGGTTTCGGTATCGCCCGGAGAGAGCGTGGCATCCTCGACATACAGGTTGAACTTCGAAAGAACGGGGGCGTGAACCGTGCAGATCCTGACAGGGCATGCGTAGTCAAAATCGACGGAGGAAACGACATGCTCGCCGTTCACCATTTTCAGATTGATGCTGATCCTGATGTTGCCGGCTTTTTCGCGGGTATACGAGTCACGCGCGGGCCCCGTGGCCTGGAAATCGCTGTTGCAGACGATGACCCTGATCTTCTCGACCGGCTTGTCGGCTTCCGAGTAGCCAGCCGCCGTCATGAGGCTGCCGAGCATCATGCTGAAATGCGCCGTATCGTCCTCGTCGAGCGGCAGGTCGAACTCGTGCAGGGAATCGAACTCGTGCAGGGGCCTGGCGAGATACTCGAACAGTCCCATCAGGGCCGGGCTCTGAGACGGCCGGGAAGGCATGGCCGCGGCAGACGGAAGGATCTGGGACATGAACTGGAGCTTGTGGGCAGCCAGGGTCGCGATGGCCGAGGCCAGTTCACCGAGTTTCTGACGCTTGATCATTTTGTCGGCCATGGCGCTCTGTTTGCTGAGAAAGCGGGAATAGCCGAGAGCGAAAATGAACAGGCAGATGAGCGTTCCGGCCGCGATCAGGAGGATCGAGCCGGCACGATTGCCGCTTGGATCAGCGGCCGGACGGCATCCCGGAGGATGAGGCCGTGTCGTTCTGTTCAAGAAGCCGGCGCCTTTCTTCGAGCATTTTCACGCGCGTCCATGGTTCCGCCTTGAGGACGAGTTCTTCGAGGGGAACCGCGATCGTCGGATTCCCCTGGCCTGTCGAGGGGGTTTCCGGATCGACGAACCTGACGTAGGTGCCGTAGACATACCCGGTCATCGGTGAAGATATCTTGTACCATGCCCCTTCGGTGGCCTCGACCTGGACGAAGGTTCCGTTGATGACGTGGCCGAGAATCGTCGAGTTCGTGTTCGGCCCGTCGCGGACCAGCAGACATCCGTTCCACGGCGTGGCGAGGGGAACGTTCTGAACCAGACCTTTCCGGGGAGTCGCGAGATCCTCTGCGGCAAGCTGCGTCGTGACGCCTGACGCCAGGGCGTAGACGAGGGCAAATGATATTATAGCATGCACGATACTTGTGAACGGCGCCAGGAGTTTCCGGGATGATGCTCGAAGCATGAAATTCCTCCGTCGGACTCACTTTCGGTTTGAGTCTATCAGATCGCTTTCAACGAGACCGTTCGATGTTTTCGTGATTCTGACGCGGGCGTTGTAATGATCGTTTACCAGCTTCAGGGGTCGCTTTCCACACCTGATGAGCACCTTTTTCTGAAACGCCGGGCTGTGAATGACGATACCGTTCTCGAACACCTTCTCGACTCTTCCGAAAACGACGCGTTCCTCGCCAGTTCGGGGGGGCTTCCGAACGGCGGCGAACCTGGCGATTTCCTTCGGCGCCGCCGTTTCAACCGAAAGCGAGAGAACCGGTTGCCCGGATTCATCACCGGACGGCAGGAGGGCGAACATCGCCACGATGCAGATGCAGGCCACAACGGCGTATGGAACCCAGGGGACTGCGGAGAGTCTCATTTGAAGGCCGTGTCCGGCCGTGGGGGCCGGCCGTGAGATCACCCCGGCAAGCTTCGCATTGATGCAGACTTTCACCGAGGTGAGCAGGGCGACGATCTCGGCCGATCTGTCGTTCATCAGCTCGGGAATGGCGGCTCCGAGTTCCTCCGGGTTGATGCGCTCGAGACAGCGGATGGCGCAGTATCTGACCTCCGCCTGCGGGTGTTTGAGAAGGCCTGCCGCTGGTGCGGAGAAGTGGGCGAGGCCGGAGCGGCCGGCGAAGTCGAGAACGACTGGCAGGAGCTCGGAACGCCACGACGACCATTTCCGGCCCTGGATGAGAGGCGCGGCGAGGCGTGCCGCCCGGTCGTGCAAGGAAGAAAGTCCGGCAGCCACTTCGATCCAGTTGGGATGCAGCTTTGCAAGGTTTTTCCGAAGCAGATCGACGGGGGAGAAGCCCGCCTGGCCTGAAAGGGCGCGTCGCAGGGCGAGCGCTTCGATCAGGAACCTGACGAATTCGTTTTTTTCCGACGTCTGGAGTTCATCGAGGTGTTCTTCCAAAGGGTTTCCCCCCGTGGGTACGTTCAGCAGGAGGGCGATCTTTTCGAGGGCGGAACAGGAGCGGAAGGATGAAACGCAGACATCGGTTGCGCGATCCGGTTTTTTCGGCGCCGCCGTTTCGGGGGCCGGCCGGGCGGCGGGCGCGGGGACCCTGGCGACGATTTCGGCCCTGTTCACCATGACGTTTTCGAGCGTGAAATCGGCATTCCGGCTGGATCTGGCGATCAGCTCCGAGATGCTCACCCGCTCGCGAACGCAGAGGCTTTCGAGGAAGGGCAGGCGCGCCTGGTGGCTTTCCGGGAACAGCAGGGATTCCTTCACGAGGGCGACCAGGCCGGCCTCCCCCAGGGGGCGGGGCAGGCGCTCGGCAAACCAGGACAGCAGGTCCGGTTCCTGCTCTCGGGCGAAGGACCGGACCATCAGCGGGAAAGCGAAGGCGCGCTCGAGAAGGGAAAGAACGTGGAACCCCGTTTTCCGTCTCTGTGAAACGGCGGAAAACAGATACTGCTCGAGAAGTTTTTCCGCCTGGACGGGGGATAGGCGCGTCAGGGCCGTCAGGCCGGCGACCTGGACGGCGAGGTGCGGAGAACGGAGGAGTTCCGGGAGATGCGGTCTCAGGAATTCGGGTTCGAGAATCGCAAGATGCTCCGTCGTTGCCGCAAGCAGGGAAGCCGGGAGGTCCGGCCGGAATGTCCGTTTCAGGTGCTGGACGGCCCCGTCGGGGTTTTCAGCGACCAGTTTTCTGAGATCTGCGGCCTGCCGATCGGGGTCTTCGACCTGTTCGTGCCTGCTCTGGCGGCGTCGGACAGCTTCGCCGAGGAGGCGCTCGAGTTCTTCCGCCGGAGATGATTTGACAATGCCGGCTTTGACGAGAAATTCGACCTGCTGTTCGAGAATCTGCCGAAGAACGGGTGCTTTTTCTGGCGTGGCGTTGATCGCGATGGAAGCGGTCACGCGTGCGACTTCGGGATCGGGGTTGATGATCAGGAGGTTTCCGGCCTGAAGCAGGAGGAGAGGCGACTCTTCGCGGATAATGAACCGCAGGATT
This DNA window, taken from Candidatus Ozemobacteraceae bacterium, encodes the following:
- a CDS encoding SpoIIE family protein phosphatase, coding for MTADIASPASRPKGSLLSRLAGILLLLVIPTATAWVFGNAVIAQKLADQKAAAVGLPDALPAPGDVAGRLDSHQAKAALNAFVLFLGLLLVLVVKETDFGNRFRIVSVRYKLIGLLLYAVILPISGLLFFGWKYVAEFRELLVQEAYIACQASINDVENGFEKEKSRLLQRFRSYRNMPELQADPGSLYKKFRDLERNKQMTWIEVRDMNANVLLTTQSDKSNKLSIICKAIARLGITRFLGHRLAMMAPQRLNASEVLIQEFFESPLGGWGRVFESPNELHRASFAGQDILYYWDVFQETDIKPAYLVVDLHMKYAVRSYLLESLDKRISSGHGALRMLAWSIPFKTFLQEKPPEDATIKQFVDRVILANAPLNAAIRWQNDEWLAVGTPGKKLPESVLQSLYPVGEIDRQIAAIRSDLFWGVILAVIIAVLIGMLFSHTLIRPVANLMGGVQALRRRDTSHRLEILQNDELGKLSARFNATSETLADVIYAKDIQALMIPEKAPEIKGYAADLINIPAADLGGDFCDILPVGPDKWLMVIGDVTGHGVSSALVTAMTKTIVSEYARKEQLELSDMLACLNDMLYSQFQRKKCMTFFAAMLDTRDGTIECAAAAHPLPLLFRGGRLEAFPKIGCPPLGFSQDRKEFPRTTIMLEPGDCLVLFTDILIELHDRTGKPLGTKGFAAICERHVALEPAAMRARILEDVTAIGGSELDDDLTMIVLKRGTAVATAS
- a CDS encoding SH3 domain-containing protein; protein product: MLRASSRKLLAPFTSIVHAIISFALVYALASGVTTQLAAEDLATPRKGLVQNVPLATPWNGCLLVRDGPNTNSTILGHVINGTFVQVEATEGAWYKISSPMTGYVYGTYVRFVDPETPSTGQGNPTIAVPLEELVLKAEPWTRVKMLEERRRLLEQNDTASSSGMPSGR
- a CDS encoding HEAT repeat domain-containing protein — protein: MASLESLISDLSAEDLSIRLYAILTLHDKRDEPGLTARLKAASEKETDPSLKLYLTWLADSGASVPDDASRSCISLLEQPEPDWVSVFYRLHRADRKSAAEILPHIRRLDPTRLPADLLPLLVRFYQRHGTKEDTPRLIAWCSDGNPIVMSLAIEALSRIQPDCLKGLLLPLLANPSPGIRSRAIRLLYRWYPDEAPHHLAEMLDSELVDDRRAALANAFFLPFDSIKLEILRFIIREESPLLLLQAGNLLIINPDPEVARVTASIAINATPEKAPVLRQILEQQVEFLVKAGIVKSSPAEELERLLGEAVRRRQSRHEQVEDPDRQAADLRKLVAENPDGAVQHLKRTFRPDLPASLLAATTEHLAILEPEFLRPHLPELLRSPHLAVQVAGLTALTRLSPVQAEKLLEQYLFSAVSQRRKTGFHVLSLLERAFAFPLMVRSFAREQEPDLLSWFAERLPRPLGEAGLVALVKESLLFPESHQARLPFLESLCVRERVSISELIARSSRNADFTLENVMVNRAEIVARVPAPAARPAPETAAPKKPDRATDVCVSSFRSCSALEKIALLLNVPTGGNPLEEHLDELQTSEKNEFVRFLIEALALRRALSGQAGFSPVDLLRKNLAKLHPNWIEVAAGLSSLHDRAARLAAPLIQGRKWSSWRSELLPVVLDFAGRSGLAHFSAPAAGLLKHPQAEVRYCAIRCLERINPEELGAAIPELMNDRSAEIVALLTSVKVCINAKLAGVISRPAPTAGHGLQMRLSAVPWVPYAVVACICIVAMFALLPSGDESGQPVLSLSVETAAPKEIARFAAVRKPPRTGEERVVFGRVEKVFENGIVIHSPAFQKKVLIRCGKRPLKLVNDHYNARVRITKTSNGLVESDLIDSNRK